A genomic window from Plasmodium coatneyi strain Hackeri chromosome 13, complete sequence includes:
- a CDS encoding KIR protein has protein sequence MYGCIHGKEEEDSITLPSKEIYAELENGRRGCKLGGNPENLGNLKQKLEESLKIYSIHDKDLPNKIAQNYCVACNSTGNEGFATLPDNERYSFFFYWLGDKLKGEPQIGNNFSMIMKSIYDKLKEIDSTCNCTHIYPFIKKERFEKAKILFDWFYNYSKLHDQVKCSEYCNNNEKCNTPYKTAQKTYNELSQTCSTEDGELYCTTFYRTKRGQKEYGQPQQLTEQRCPKPAAIPQYYEDNTPYALYNNNNNNNMKECMVTDTNKLPSQKIYDALNAGVGTNCSLNGSKGNNSSQLEEQLKLSLGSYGGDKWDWIDKIPGNYCLTCRGTGREEFATLSSSDRYSFFYYWLGDKVKEESKEDGHFKLVMKAIFEKLQDSMYKCNCKNLYGGIWKERFEKAKTLFDWYYDYGTIEKSGKCNEYCPNKKCNAPFQKALSTYKVLSSTCISEGGELYCEKFKANYQKGGGEFGQPKELECTTVPEAHLGLARTESGVHMKGAKVKGDVDVSLPKLEGDLKGPEVDIKGPKVDINAPDVDSSDSSDHQGSSSSSGGIYFYISRVT, from the exons ATGTATGGATGTATacac gggaaggaagaggaagattcaattacattaccctcaaaggaaatatatgctgaactcgaaaatggaagaagaggtTGTAAACTTGGGGGGAACCCCGAGAACCTTGGGAATTTAAAACAAAAGTTGGAAGAATCATTAAAGATTTACAGTATTCATGATAAGGACCTGCCCAATAAAATTGCGCAAAACTACTGTGTAGCGTGTAACAGCACAGGGAACGAAGGGTTCGCTACTTTGCCCGATAATGAACGTtatagttttttcttttattggttaggtgataaattAAAGGGGGAACCTCAGATAGGGAACAATTTCTCAATGATTATGAAGTCTATTTATGATAAGCTGAAGGAAATCGATTCTACATGTAATTGCACTCATATATACccttttattaaaaaggaacgtTTCGAAAAGGCTAAGATACTATTCGATTGGTTCTATAACTATAGTAAATTACACGACCAAGTAAAATGTAGCGAGTATtgcaataataatgaaaaatgtaataccCCCTACAAGACAGCCCAAAAAACATATAACGAGTTAAGTCAAACTTGCAGTACCGAGGACGGAGAATTATATTGTACCACATTTTATAGGACCAAAAGGGGGCAGAAGGAATATGGACAACCACAGCAACTAACAGAACAAAGATGCCCAAAACCAGCAGCAATACCACAG TACTATGAAGATAATACTCCATATGCgctatataataataataataataataatatgaagGAATGCATG GTTACAGATACaaataaattaccttcacaaaaaatatacgatgcGTTAAACGCAGGAGTAGGAACAAATTGTTCACTCAACGGAAGCAAAGGGAACAATAGTAGTCAACTGGAAGAACAACTGAAACTATCATTAGGATCGTACGGAGGGGATAAGTGGGATTGGATTGACAAAATTCCAGGTAACTACTGTTTAACATGTAGGGGGACAGGGAGGGAAGAGTTCGCTACTTTGTCCAGTAGTGATCGTTAtagtttcttttattattggttaggagataaagtaaaggaagaatctAAGGAGGATGGCCATTTCAAATTGGTTATGAAGGCAATTTTTGAGAAACTACAGGATTCCATGTATAAATGTAACTGTAAAAATCTGTACGGAGGTATTTGGAAGGAACGTTTCGAAAAAGCTAAAACACTATTTGATTGGTACTATGACTACGGTACTATAGAAAAGAGTGGAAAATGTAATGAATATTGCCccaataaaaaatgtaatgctCCCTTCCAAAAAGCCTTATCAACATATAAAGTGTTAAGTTCAACTTGCATAAGCGAGGGCGGAGAATTATATTGTGAGAAGTTTAAAGCGAACTATCAGAAAGGCGGGGGCGAATTCGGCCAACCGAAGGAATTAGAGTGCACCACAGTACCTGAGGCACATCTGGGACTTGCAAGAACTGAATCAG GTGTGCATATGAAGGGTGCGAAGGTGAAGGGGGACGTAGATGTATCATTACCAAAATTGGAAGGTGACCTAAAAGGTCCAGAAGTAGATATAAAGGGTCCCAAAGTGGATATAAATGCCCCCGATGTGGATAGTTCCGACAGTAGTGACCACCAGGGAAGTTCCTCCTCCAGTGGTGGAA tatacttcTATATTTCCCGAGTTACGTAA